One window of the Falco biarmicus isolate bFalBia1 chromosome Z, bFalBia1.pri, whole genome shotgun sequence genome contains the following:
- the ENTREP1 gene encoding LOW QUALITY PROTEIN: endosomal transmembrane epsin interactor 1 (The sequence of the model RefSeq protein was modified relative to this genomic sequence to represent the inferred CDS: inserted 3 bases in 2 codons) has translation MDIVILMVIPYELQVFINNCFDDKTDEAKLFVLLSVICVLLNLAVFILGCQGINFLLSIPRCNLVGMGENKVCFCCEEHCTECTEEIVLKLYHVKPCSIAHLVLNKVCIALCALNAVSTMICLIAAALCYLKISATRRTIIDESQIGDQNHVFVPDDFVAPGACDSSPEASHRILGSDVNLLPCGYGALIKNIEVSCSLKQHPIYEIPWSQSNSEQEGALKRVMEVAVESREVSDRQAAQGGVLSYEAETETEGEPQCCSVTLLKSLRGRALRGRLQSLVEYXCCIEMKQLLARILEQFSCSMSPDLYECVENIKSVFKSDEKHGAEAITSAPFLEQVVLLLQAMSSSAHVLPFRQYPGFLQLKGCGDMTTFTXDEDQLGERKIQTAQYQWHHSLIGIVRETII, from the exons ATGGACATTGTGATCTTGATGGTAATTCCTTATGAACTACAGGTATTTATTAACAACTGTTTTGATGATAAAACAGATGAG GCTAAACtatttgttctgctttctgtcaTCTGTGTTCTGCTGAACCTGGCTGTATTTATATTAGGGTGTCAAGGCATTAATTTTCTGCTCAGTATACCCAGATGCAATTTG gtgGGTATGGGTGAAAACAAggtttgtttctgctgtgaagAACATTGCACTGAATGTACAGAAGAGATAGTGCTGAAGCTATACCACGTGAAGCCGTGCAGTATTGCTCACCTTGTTCTCAAT AAAGTCTGCATTGCTCTTTGTGCTCTGAATGCTGTAAGCACCATGATCTGCTTGATAGCAGCTGCCCTGTGTTACTTAAAGATTTCTGCAACAAGAAGAACCATCATA GATGAGTCTCAGATTGGAGACCAAAATCATGTTTTTGTTCCTGATGATTTTGTTGCACCTGGAGCTTGTGATTCTTCTCCAGAAGCAAGTCACAG GATTCTTGGCTCTGATGTGAATCTATTGCCCTGTGGTTATGGAGCGCTAATCAAAAACATTGAAGTGTCTTGTTCTCTGAAGCAACATCCTATTTATGAAATTCCATGGAGCCAGAGCAACTCTGAGCAG GAAGGTGCACTAAAAAGGGTCATGGAAGTTGCTGTTGAATCAAGGGAAGTGAGTGATAGGCAGGCCGCTCAAg GGGGAGTGCTCAGCTATGAAGCTGAAACAGAGACTGAAGGAGAACCACAATGCTGCTCTGTCACTTTGCTGAAAAGTCTGAGAGGAAGAGCTCTGAGGGGAAGACTCCAATCTTTGGTAGAGTA GTGCTGCATTGAAATGAAACAGCTTCTGGCGAGGATCCTAGAGCAGTTCTCCTGTAGCATGAGCCCTGACCTATATGAATGTGTGGAAAATATCAAGTCTGTTTTCAAATCAGATGAGAAACATGGGGCAGAAGCTATCACCAGTGCCCCCTTCCTTGAGCAGGTAGTTTTGTTACTT CAAGCCATGTCATCAAGTGCCCACGTGTTACCTTTCAGACAGTATCCCGGATTCCTGCAGCTGAAGGGGTGCGGTGACATGACTACTTTCA TGGATGAGGACCAGTTAGGGGAGAGGAAGATCCAGACAGCACAGTATCAATGGCATCATAGTCTTATTGGCATTGTCAGGGAAACCATAATTTGA